DNA from Sulfurimonas gotlandica GD1:
TCTGCTTTGTTCAGATTTTAGAATAGCACAAGTTGCATCTGAGTTTGGAGTTGAAAAAAGTGTTGGAATCGATGTAGTTAGAAATATTCCACAAATATCACATAATGGTGATAAGATTATATTTGATTCAGATGAAGCAAATCCAATAATGTTAGATGAAATGAGAAAATATTTTTCTAAGTTTATAAGGGTTACAGATAATAAGGATGATAAAAAAGAGAATGGAGAGTTTCTTGTCTCTCCATACTTAAATGAAGCTGATGTATGTAATGTAGTTGTAATAGATGATAAATATTTTGAAAAAGAAGAAAAAACTATAGAACTCTCCTTCTTTTTCGGAGATGATGACTATGACAAGCAGTTTGAAAAAAATTTCTCTCTTTTAGATGGATTAAATCCTGACTTACTTTTAGGCTTTTATTACTTTTTTGATTATGAAGATATGCTAAAAGAGAAATTTAAAAATAATCATGAATTTGAAGATTATGACAATGTGATAAAAAAATCTAAGATTTTAATTACAGCATCTCCACAAGCCGCTTTAGAAAATTTAGCTTCAGGTGGCAAACCAATATATATTCAAAGGAAAGATTATTCAAGAGATTCCCAAGAATTATTTAAGAAACTAAATATTCCAACCGTAGAAAACTATGAAAATAGGCAATTACTGACAATATTAGAAGGCCTCTATAATCATGAGTATTACAAAGTGGAACATAATAGTAACTATTTAAAAGAATTTATAAAAGAGAACTTAAATTTATAAATAATTAAAAGTAATTTGGGGTATAATCAGGCTTTAAAATTCACACTAAAGTGAGCAAATATGGAAAGTAATAGCCGTAGAGGTTTTATGGGGAAAGCGTTTGGTGCCGTCGCGGCAGTAGGTGCAGTAGGTTCATTGGTTGCAATGAAAAGTAGTTGGGATCCGCTTCCAAGTGTAAAAGCTGCAGGTTTTACTACTCTTGATATGTCAACATATGAAGAAAATGAGTTAATAACAGAGAAGTGGAGAGGGAAGCCAATCTTTGTTCTTAAGAAAACTGCTGCAATGGTTGCTAGTCAAACAGACGCACAAAAAGAGCGCGATGTTGTAGTTGATGGTATGCATTTTATGCTAGCGATAGGTTTATGTACACACCTAGGCTGTATTCCGGCGTACAAGGGCGAAAAAGATGGTTTCTTATGTGCATGTCATGGTGGCCAGTTTGACTGGGCAGGTGCTGTAACAAAAGTACCACCACCACGTGGTTTTGATATACCTCCATTTAAAATTGACGGAAACAAGTTGGTTTTAGGTGAAGCTGGTCCAGAATACACTAAGATGAAAGAAACTGGCATTACGCTATAGAAAGGGGAAAGTAAATGGCACATTTTACAAAGGCGACAAGTGTTAAAGATTGGTTAAACCAACGATTGGCAATTGAAAAAGTTGAAAAAGTTATGGCATCTGAATATTGGATTCCAAAAAATATTAACTTCTTGTGGGCAATGGGTATGGTTCTTGTAATCACATTTGTACTACTTTTAGTTTCAGGTATATTTTTATTGATGTATTATCAACCAAGTGTTGGTATGGCATTTGATAGTGTAAACTACACTATCATGAGAGAAGTTGGTTTTGGCTGGTTATGGAGACATGTACATGGTGTTGCGGCATCTGTTGTTTTCTTAATTATCTATATTCACATGTTTACGGGTATATATTACGGTTCTTATAAAAAAGGTCGTGAGATGATTTGGATTTCAGGAATGCTTTTATTCATTGCATTTTCAACTGAAGCATTTTCAGGTTATATGTTACCATGGGGACAAATGAGTTACTGGGCTGGTATGGTTATTACTAATCTATTCTCTGGTGGTTCACTACATGCAGACGGTTTAGTTGAGTGGATTCGTGGGGATTATGTTCCTGCTCAAGCATTCTTAACTCGTTTCTTTATGTTACACGTTCTTCTTGTACCGATCGCAATCATGGGTTTAATAGGGCTTCACTTCGCAGCTCTTCGTATACCACACGTTAATAACCAAGATGGTGATGAGATTGACTTTGAAGCTGAATCTAAAAAATATTTAGATGGCGACAAAGCTGGTTCAAAAGTTATGAGATTTGCTAATGACTTTATGTCAAAAGATATGATGGTTGTTGGAGTTTACTTAGTATTCTTCTTTTATCTAGTATTTTATAATTATGGTTTCGCAATGGATCCAGTAAACTTTGACCCTGCAGATGGTCTTAAGACACCTGCGCATATTTACCCTGAGTGGTATTTCCTATGGTCTTATGAGATTTTACGTCCTTTCAATATTGATCTTGGTTTAGCATTATTTGGATTTGCACAAGTTATTTTTGTTTTCTTACCTTTCTTAGATAGAAGTCCTAATTCAGTTCCTGCGTCTCGTCGTGGAGCATTTAAGTACTGGTTCTGGGGAATGCTTATTGTAATGATCGTTCTTACGGCTATGGGTAAACTACCACCAGAAGGTATGTTTAGTACTATTGGTCTTGTTGCAGCTATTATATTTATAGCTATGTGGATTGCATTACCAATTATTACATCATTAGAAAAAAAGTTATAAGGAGATAAAGATGAAAAATAAAGAACCATTAATATTAGCAGTTGTAGTATTCTTTTCACTTGTAACTTATTATTTGGTTGAGCCTTACGCTCACCATGTAATGCACAAGCACGTAGAGAGTGAAAATTTTGCATATGCAGATTTACCGGCAATAACAAAAACTGGAAATGCAGCAAATGGTAAAGAGTTAGTGATGAATGCTGGTTGTGCTGGCTGTCACTCAATAGAAAAAGCTGGAATGCCTGCTCCAATGGACGCAGTTATGGCAGCACAAAGCTATGGTGTTAACCCACCTGATTTGAGTGATGCCGGTGCAATTTATGATGCTAAATTTTTAGCAGATTTAATTAAAAACCCTGCACACGCTCTAAAAGTTGAGCACAAGTATGATGCTGCTCAAGGTAAAATGCACCCTATGGTTCCTTTTTATGGAATGGGTGGAGATATGGACCAAGAAGTTGCTGATATGGTAGCTTACTTACAGTCTATTGCTATTAGCCCTGCTGATGTAACTCCAAAAATTGCATTCGAAAATGCTTGTGGTAGATGCCACTCTGTTAGTTATGAAAAATGGACACAGGTTGGTTCAAAACCAGCATTCAAACATAAAAAAGATGAGTTAGCATTTGATATTAAAGTATTAGAATATCAAGATTCACTTAAAGCATATATGGGTAAATTACCACCAGATTTAAGTATGTATATTCGTTCTCGTAATGAGCAGTTTATCAGTACTTTAATTGAAAATCCTCAAAATCACTTAGCTGGAACTGCTATGCCACGTGTTGGTGTAACTGCAGATACTGCAGATAAAGTTATTGAGTATATGAAAGATGCTGGTGATACTAAGCGTCACGAAAGAGAATCAGTTGGTATGAATGTAATGATTTACATCGTTATTTTCGCTATCTTTGCACTTCTTTGGAAAAAACAAGTATGGAGAGACTTACACTAGTAAGTCCCGCAAAAGAGAGTAATCTCTTTTGCTCCGCTTTGACCGCTGAGGTCACTAAAGGGTGAAGCGAATGCTTCACTTTAATTTAAGGGCTGAGACTTTTTGTCTTAGCCCTTTTTTTTTGCAAAATTTTCTTAATCTTCTATATATTAATGTAAGCAATATGCCTTGCTTGTTTTAAACTTCTAGTTAGTGATGTATTAGTGGAAGATAATTATCTCTGGTTTCATCTCTTCTGAGATGAAACACATACCGAAGTAAATAAACATAATGCGTCACACCTCGGGAGAGGTGTGACGAGATTAGATAGACTTTTTGTTCACCCTCTCTTGAGGTGGAATCTATATAATCTTATTTCTTCTCAACTACAACAATAGTGCCGCATATCAAATCATGAAGAGCTTTTTTATCTTTTCTGTAAAATGGAAGAAGCAATCCTAAAAGAGTAGTAGCTGTAAATAAAAATGCTATAAATCTAAAAGATGCCTTGAAGAAACCTATATATTCTCCACTCTTATCATCTACAACTTTCATCTCATAAGCTTTTTTACCAGGAGTATGGCCAAATTTACTTAGTAGTAAAGCATATATTACACCATATAGTGCAACACCTAGAAGTGGTGCTATCTCAGATGATTGAAAATCATCCTTACCATCCATTATCATGTAAGCCGTAACGTATAGTATTGGAGCATAAATCATAAACATATCTGTAATGAATGCTTTTACTCTATCTACATACCTTGCATATACATATTTTGGCTTGGATGCGTCAACAGCCTGTTTTTGGCGTTTTTTTATATTTCTGAATCTCATGAGCTGATTATATCAAATTAATTCTTTGGCTTAAGTTTATAAGCTTTTATATAAGTTTTTCTACTAATTGTCTTCAAAATGCAAATAAACTGCTCTATAAGACCCCAAAAGTAAACAATTAGCTAATAAAAGCTATGGTTTAAACTTAATTTAAAAATTACCTCTGTACAATATGTAGTCTCAAAATGTATCACACAATGAGAAGTGATAGTGGAATAACAGATGCTGTTACTCTGCTATCACTTCAATAAGGTGATAACATTTAAAAAAAACAGGAGAATTAGAATGAAAAAAACAATGGTTTCTTTAGCGGCAGCGTCGTTAATCGTTACATCTGCAATGGCAGCTGACAAAGGTATTGATATCGTAACAACTGGTCAAGCAGTGGTTTACTATGAAACTCACCAATCAAATGGTACAAATGATAATATTCCAGCAACTGGTGATACTAAATTATTTGATCAACAAAGTTCAAATGCAAATGTTGGTGTTCAGTTAAACTTAGATGCTGATCTTAAAAACAACTTTACTTTTGGTTCTCAACTTACATACTTAGGTACTATGGGTTTAGAAAAAAATCTTGTTGGTGCTGTTAAGCAGGGTGGTGGTGTTACAACTACTTCAGATGCACGTGACCAAATAGCATTAACAAAAATCTTTGTTGCTAAAAAAATTGGAAATACAACAGTTAAATTAGGTCGTCAAGAGCTTCCTAAATCACTTTCTCCATTTGCTTTCTCGGAAGGTTGGAATGTATTTAAAAATACTTTTGATGCAGCATTATTAGTAAACACTGATATTCCAGATACTACTGTAGTTGGTGCATACGTTGGTGGTGGTAATTCAAGTACTAACATTCAAAATCTTACTGACCTTGAGGGTGGAGCGGTTGATGGTACTGCTTATATGCTAACTGTAGCTAATAAGTCGATTCCTATGACTGCTATAACTCTTACATACTATAACTTAGCAAATGTAACTGCATTTACTGCTGGTGAAAATGGTTTAGCTGCTTATTGGGCTGATGCGAAAGTAGCTGGTAAAGATTTACCAATGGGACTTAAAATAGGTCTTCAAGGTGGTATGATGAGTCCAGAAGATAGCGCTTGGGCTTCAACTACAGCACTTGGTGCAGAAGTTTCTTTAGCTCCAATTGACGCATTAACTGTTGCTTTAGCATATACATCAGTTGATGGTGATGATAATAAAGCTGAAATGGCTATCAAAAATACTGGTGGTATCAAAACTCCTTTATATACTCAAATGGTATATAATCAAGATGCTATTAAAGTAGATGCAAATACTTTTATGGTTAAAGGTGTTTACAACACTGGTGATTATGGTAAAATTATTGCTCAGTATGCTGGCACAACTGCTGGTAAATCTAATGCTATGAACACTGGTCGTGATACTACTGGTACTGATTACGGTGAATTTGATTTAATCTATAAAATCAAAGCTAGTGGCGTTCAATACTTCGCAGCTTACGTTAACCGTTCTTGGTCAACAGCAAATGCTGCAACAATGGATAACGATAATATAGTTCGTCTTTGGGCTCGTTTAAATTTCTAATAAGTATTTAGCTTATAAGAAAGACGACACGTCGTAGAACAAAACCTCATTCCCACGCCTATGCGTGGGAATACTTCTGATATTAATTTTAATCCAAAAACTTTATGATATAATCTCTATAATTTAAAAGAGAGAGAACTCCATGAAAATAATCCAAATACTTCTTTTATCAGCAACTTTACTTCTTGTAACAGCATGCGGAAATAGAACACCATTTAAAAAACAAGAACCACTTGAGAATGCAGCTTTAGTCTATATCTATGCACTTGACAATGTTAGTTCAAGTGAATCTAGTACAGCAAGTGATTACAACATACGTATAAATAATAAACCTTACATGGAACGCATTAAACAAGGTGAATATATTGTGTTAAATTTAAAGCCACAAGCTATGACAATTTCGGCTACAAAAAAACAAGTAGAAGAGAAAGTACTAACGCTGGACTTTAAAACTGGGCATATATACTATCTTAAAATTAAAGATGACCTTGATAATGGTGCATTTGAATTTCAACAAGTAAATAATTCTATTGGTTCAAAAGAGATAATAAAAACTGGGCTTGCAGGTTCATCTGAAGAATCACAAGAAAATATAATCACAGAGTTTGTAAATCCTA
Protein-coding regions in this window:
- the petA gene encoding ubiquinol-cytochrome c reductase iron-sulfur subunit; this translates as MESNSRRGFMGKAFGAVAAVGAVGSLVAMKSSWDPLPSVKAAGFTTLDMSTYEENELITEKWRGKPIFVLKKTAAMVASQTDAQKERDVVVDGMHFMLAIGLCTHLGCIPAYKGEKDGFLCACHGGQFDWAGAVTKVPPPRGFDIPPFKIDGNKLVLGEAGPEYTKMKETGITL
- a CDS encoding cytochrome b, which codes for MAHFTKATSVKDWLNQRLAIEKVEKVMASEYWIPKNINFLWAMGMVLVITFVLLLVSGIFLLMYYQPSVGMAFDSVNYTIMREVGFGWLWRHVHGVAASVVFLIIYIHMFTGIYYGSYKKGREMIWISGMLLFIAFSTEAFSGYMLPWGQMSYWAGMVITNLFSGGSLHADGLVEWIRGDYVPAQAFLTRFFMLHVLLVPIAIMGLIGLHFAALRIPHVNNQDGDEIDFEAESKKYLDGDKAGSKVMRFANDFMSKDMMVVGVYLVFFFYLVFYNYGFAMDPVNFDPADGLKTPAHIYPEWYFLWSYEILRPFNIDLGLALFGFAQVIFVFLPFLDRSPNSVPASRRGAFKYWFWGMLIVMIVLTAMGKLPPEGMFSTIGLVAAIIFIAMWIALPIITSLEKKL
- a CDS encoding c-type cytochrome; the protein is MKNKEPLILAVVVFFSLVTYYLVEPYAHHVMHKHVESENFAYADLPAITKTGNAANGKELVMNAGCAGCHSIEKAGMPAPMDAVMAAQSYGVNPPDLSDAGAIYDAKFLADLIKNPAHALKVEHKYDAAQGKMHPMVPFYGMGGDMDQEVADMVAYLQSIAISPADVTPKIAFENACGRCHSVSYEKWTQVGSKPAFKHKKDELAFDIKVLEYQDSLKAYMGKLPPDLSMYIRSRNEQFISTLIENPQNHLAGTAMPRVGVTADTADKVIEYMKDAGDTKRHERESVGMNVMIYIVIFAIFALLWKKQVWRDLH
- a CDS encoding RDD family protein, with product MRFRNIKKRQKQAVDASKPKYVYARYVDRVKAFITDMFMIYAPILYVTAYMIMDGKDDFQSSEIAPLLGVALYGVIYALLLSKFGHTPGKKAYEMKVVDDKSGEYIGFFKASFRFIAFLFTATTLLGLLLPFYRKDKKALHDLICGTIVVVEKK
- a CDS encoding DUF2846 domain-containing protein → MKIIQILLLSATLLLVTACGNRTPFKKQEPLENAALVYIYALDNVSSSESSTASDYNIRINNKPYMERIKQGEYIVLNLKPQAMTISATKKQVEEKVLTLDFKTGHIYYLKIKDDLDNGAFEFQQVNNSIGSKEIIKTGLAGSSEESQENIITEFVNPKETESVEVKAVVAPVVAPIAIPQASTPAQSLSAPMSKTDEIMKAYGLKEKGIISDEEFKALKTNILNK